A single Atopobiaceae bacterium DNA region contains:
- a CDS encoding PTS sugar transporter subunit IIC, whose amino-acid sequence MDKLEAFLDEKLGPVMSVIGTNRYLLAVRDGVISALPLIIVGSLFLILASPPLPQEWVITQVLTANSTKILMVYRMTMSIMTLYAVFGMGNSLAKSFKLDGLTGGILSAMALLLTITPVNIPADLDAGVSGYVLPLSTLGGGGLFVGILMSFLAVTVYRLTQRSRFKLTMPQQVPPGVARSFEALTPTLVIMVVVGGITYWAGFDWYGTILAAVSPLVTATDTLPGVLLLVFLTTFFWFFGIHGASIVGSIARPVWLMLLDENTAALAAGTAATQLPATSAEPFYQWFVWIGGSGCAIGLAICLVTVCRSHYMRSLGRIGFAPALFNINEPLVFGTPIVLNPIVAVPFVVTPMICATIAWLVTAAGLVNHVSVIAPWTLPGPIGAYVSCGGDWRAAVLCVILIGVSVLCYLPFVKVYDRRLLAQEQADQDDAGSQDGATPTPAEKDAGLADA is encoded by the coding sequence ATGGACAAGCTCGAGGCGTTCCTGGACGAGAAGCTCGGACCGGTGATGAGCGTCATCGGCACCAACCGCTACCTCCTGGCGGTGCGCGACGGCGTCATCTCGGCCCTGCCGCTCATCATCGTGGGCTCGCTCTTCCTCATCCTGGCCAGCCCTCCGCTGCCGCAGGAATGGGTCATCACCCAGGTCCTCACGGCCAACTCGACCAAGATCCTGATGGTCTATCGCATGACGATGTCGATCATGACGCTGTATGCGGTGTTCGGCATGGGCAACAGCCTGGCCAAGTCGTTCAAGTTGGACGGCCTCACGGGAGGCATCCTCTCGGCGATGGCGCTGCTGCTCACCATCACGCCGGTCAACATCCCGGCCGACCTCGACGCGGGCGTGTCGGGCTACGTGCTGCCGCTCTCGACGCTCGGCGGCGGGGGCCTGTTCGTCGGCATCCTCATGAGCTTCCTTGCGGTGACGGTCTACCGTCTCACGCAGCGCTCGCGCTTCAAGCTCACCATGCCCCAGCAGGTGCCGCCCGGCGTGGCCCGCTCGTTCGAGGCGCTCACGCCCACGCTCGTCATCATGGTGGTCGTGGGCGGGATCACCTACTGGGCGGGCTTCGATTGGTACGGCACCATCCTGGCGGCGGTGTCTCCGCTGGTCACGGCCACGGACACCCTGCCCGGCGTGCTCCTTCTCGTCTTCCTCACGACCTTCTTCTGGTTCTTCGGCATCCATGGGGCCTCGATCGTGGGCTCCATCGCACGGCCGGTCTGGCTGATGCTGCTCGACGAGAACACCGCGGCGCTCGCGGCGGGCACGGCGGCCACGCAGCTGCCCGCGACGAGTGCCGAGCCCTTCTACCAGTGGTTCGTCTGGATCGGCGGGTCGGGCTGCGCCATAGGTCTGGCCATCTGCCTCGTCACCGTCTGCCGGTCGCACTACATGCGCAGCCTCGGCAGGATCGGCTTCGCGCCGGCCCTCTTCAACATCAACGAGCCTCTGGTCTTCGGCACGCCCATCGTGCTCAACCCCATCGTGGCGGTGCCCTTCGTGGTGACGCCCATGATCTGCGCGACCATCGCCTGGCTCGTCACGGCGGCGGGGCTGGTCAACCACGTGTCGGTCATCGCGCCCTGGACGCTGCCTGGCCCCATCGGTGCCTACGTCTCGTGCGGCGGCGACTGGCGTGCGGCGGTGCTCTGCGTGATCCTCATCGGCGTGTCCGTGCTGTGCTACCTGCCGTTCGTGAAGGTGTACGACCGTCGTCTCCTCGCCCAGGAGCAGGCCGACCAGGATGACGCCGGCTCCCAGGACGGCGCCACCCCAACCCCAGCCGAGAAGGACGCCGGGCTCGCGGACGCGTAG
- a CDS encoding ATP-binding protein, whose product MIERTMYLERMRPFYDSQFVKVITGVRRCGKSVLLEQVVDDLIGRGVPSDDITYVSLEDYANRSLLSPDALDSYLSGRISGRGMAYVLLDEVQLVPGFEAVVNSLQSKRNVSVFITGSNSRILSGELASLLGGRTLSFQVMPFTFAEYRRFMIECHADAVPDDRSLLQTYLTWGGMPLACAEPTDETRAVVLDNLYSSIVLRDIIMRNSIKSPVTLECVLDYLIGNSSLTVSGNTVAAALTDNNRKVSSPTVYDYIQAITDSYIVSKVRRYDIQGKKALAFEKKVYACDLGFFHLRKSRVKDELGHIVETAVYNELVARGYKVYVGKTHRGEIDFIVEGDKGRCYVQAAYLLSNDDVIEREFGAYDAVKDSYPKYVVSMDPITLSRDGVRHLTLIDFLLHDDLSLS is encoded by the coding sequence ATGATAGAGAGAACGATGTACCTCGAACGCATGCGCCCATTCTATGACTCGCAGTTCGTCAAGGTGATTACCGGCGTTCGTCGTTGCGGCAAGTCTGTGCTCCTCGAGCAGGTTGTCGATGACCTCATCGGTCGTGGCGTCCCATCGGATGACATCACCTATGTCAGCCTCGAGGACTATGCGAACAGGTCGCTCTTGAGCCCCGACGCGCTCGACTCGTATCTCTCGGGACGTATCAGTGGAAGGGGGATGGCCTATGTCCTGCTCGATGAGGTACAGCTCGTTCCGGGATTCGAGGCGGTGGTCAACTCGCTCCAGTCCAAGAGGAACGTCAGCGTGTTCATCACTGGGTCGAACTCCAGGATCCTGTCTGGTGAGCTTGCCTCCCTCCTCGGAGGGCGAACGCTCTCATTCCAGGTGATGCCCTTCACCTTTGCGGAATACCGTCGGTTCATGATCGAGTGCCATGCCGATGCCGTCCCTGATGACCGGAGCCTTCTGCAGACATATCTCACCTGGGGTGGCATGCCGCTTGCCTGTGCGGAGCCAACGGACGAGACCCGCGCGGTCGTGCTCGACAACCTCTATAGCTCCATCGTCCTTCGTGACATCATCATGCGCAACAGCATAAAGTCCCCAGTGACGCTCGAGTGCGTGCTCGACTATCTCATCGGCAACTCCTCGCTCACCGTGTCGGGGAATACCGTTGCCGCTGCCCTGACCGACAACAATCGCAAAGTGTCCTCGCCGACGGTGTATGACTACATCCAGGCGATCACGGACTCGTACATCGTCAGCAAAGTGCGCCGATATGACATCCAGGGGAAGAAGGCATTGGCCTTCGAGAAGAAGGTCTACGCCTGCGACCTGGGCTTCTTCCATCTGAGAAAGAGTCGGGTCAAAGACGAGCTCGGCCATATCGTCGAGACCGCCGTCTACAACGAGCTCGTCGCACGAGGATACAAGGTCTACGTAGGCAAGACCCATAGGGGTGAGATCGACTTCATCGTGGAGGGTGACAAGGGGAGATGCTATGTCCAAGCTGCCTATCTCCTGAGCAACGATGATGTCATAGAGCGCGAGTTCGGTGCATATGATGCTGTGAAGGATTCCTATCCGAAATACGTGGTGTCCATGGATCCCATCACGCTCAGCAGGGATGGTGTGAGGCACCTGACCCTGATCGACTTCCTTCTGCACGACGACCTGTCGCTCTCATGA
- a CDS encoding HD domain-containing protein: MVERHATKKHAAGVHAAEKHTADRHISLDHARHAFARYLERFDTGDPKIALKVRHTYAVVDAATYLADSEGLSPEDHDLAQLIALLHDIGRFEQLRVFHSYDDRNASHASIGLQVLFNDGRIRDFITTDAYDKIIYEAIRDHSLLAIAPDVTGRALLHARLVRDADKLDNFRVKTVDPVESMLDESAADLGRESVSDNIYQDFMAHRPIRREDRHTKLDMWVSYLAFVYDFNFRSSYAYVLDHDYLHACVARIPYATPQTAERMAAIEREATAYCREQAER; the protein is encoded by the coding sequence ATGGTAGAGAGGCACGCGACCAAGAAGCACGCGGCAGGCGTGCACGCGGCCGAGAAGCACACGGCAGACAGACACATCAGCCTTGATCACGCACGCCACGCGTTCGCGCGCTACCTCGAGCGCTTCGACACGGGCGATCCCAAGATCGCCCTCAAGGTCCGCCATACCTACGCCGTGGTCGACGCGGCCACCTACCTGGCCGACTCCGAGGGCCTCTCGCCCGAGGACCACGACCTGGCCCAGCTCATCGCCCTTCTCCACGACATAGGCCGCTTCGAGCAGCTGCGGGTCTTCCACAGCTACGACGACCGCAACGCGAGCCACGCCTCCATCGGCCTGCAGGTCCTGTTCAACGACGGCCGCATCCGCGACTTCATCACCACGGATGCCTACGACAAGATCATCTACGAGGCCATCCGCGACCACAGCCTGCTGGCCATCGCGCCCGACGTGACCGGCCGGGCCCTGTTGCATGCCCGCCTGGTGCGCGACGCCGACAAGCTCGACAACTTCCGTGTGAAGACCGTCGACCCCGTGGAGTCCATGCTCGACGAGTCGGCTGCCGACCTGGGCCGCGAGAGCGTGAGCGACAACATCTACCAGGACTTCATGGCCCATAGGCCCATCCGGCGTGAGGACCGCCACACCAAGCTCGATATGTGGGTCTCGTACCTGGCCTTCGTCTACGACTTCAACTTCCGCTCGAGCTATGCCTACGTGCTCGACCACGACTACCTGCACGCGTGCGTGGCGCGCATCCCGTATGCGACGCCGCAGACGGCCGAGCGCATGGCGGCCATCGAGCGCGAGGCCACGGCGTACTGCCGCGAGCAGGCGGAGAGGTAG
- a CDS encoding ferredoxin family protein codes for MKIDSLVSISFSGAGTTLTVAHELAGTAAEALGCPTTEWDASPEGAEVPGPLTPDDLAILACPSYGGRVPVPFVERLHRVHGTFTPAFLVVTYGNRAIDDTLAELADVATDQGLCVMGAAIVVCQHSIFRSVAAGRPDDDDLAWLRDAAAQLAEKVTKASTVSDLATPDLPGNRPCRDYVNVPMKPHIEAGRCVRCGRCAAVCPVGTIDPGDLCYTGPDCLDCGACSRVCPTGARSLGGIKLAAAEKVFSAKYGRERQGPRLWL; via the coding sequence ATGAAGATCGACTCGCTCGTCAGCATCTCGTTCTCAGGCGCAGGAACCACGCTCACGGTCGCCCACGAGCTCGCCGGCACGGCGGCTGAGGCGTTGGGATGCCCCACGACCGAATGGGACGCCTCTCCTGAGGGTGCCGAGGTCCCTGGCCCGTTGACGCCCGACGACCTTGCGATACTGGCCTGCCCCTCGTACGGCGGTCGTGTGCCGGTGCCCTTCGTGGAGCGTCTGCATCGGGTACACGGCACGTTCACGCCGGCGTTCCTCGTGGTGACCTACGGCAACCGTGCCATCGACGACACCCTGGCCGAGCTTGCGGATGTGGCCACCGATCAGGGCCTCTGCGTGATGGGGGCCGCCATCGTGGTGTGTCAGCACTCCATCTTCCGCAGCGTCGCCGCCGGACGGCCCGATGACGACGACCTCGCCTGGCTGCGCGATGCCGCGGCCCAGCTTGCCGAGAAGGTCACGAAGGCATCGACCGTCTCCGACCTCGCGACGCCCGACCTGCCCGGGAACCGTCCCTGCCGCGACTACGTCAACGTGCCGATGAAGCCACACATCGAGGCCGGACGCTGCGTGCGCTGCGGGCGATGCGCCGCCGTCTGTCCCGTCGGCACCATCGACCCGGGCGACCTCTGCTACACCGGCCCCGACTGCCTCGACTGCGGCGCCTGCTCGCGCGTGTGCCCCACTGGTGCGAGGAGCCTCGGCGGCATCAAGCTGGCCGCCGCCGAGAAGGTCTTCTCGGCGAAGTATGGCCGCGAGCGACAGGGGCCGCGCCTCTGGCTGTAG